The following are encoded together in the Cheilinus undulatus linkage group 3, ASM1832078v1, whole genome shotgun sequence genome:
- the rbpjl gene encoding recombining binding protein suppressor of hairless-like protein, which produces MQEHLKASGFGDSAYRLCGYMCLDSCSQSQADTFKLVFDEQPHSRQMFACAKSLFISDQDKRKHFCLLLRLFLGNRQEVGSFQSRMIKVISKPSQKRQSMKNADLCISSCSRVALFNRLRSQTVSTRYLSVDRGAFIASARHWSAFTITLVEDQRAEHGDFVLSEGFICYGCVVQLVCTETGVALPPMVIRKVNKQHAILDVDEPVSQLHKCAFQFRDDPHSYLCLSNDAIIQYQAQSSIRDPSRVVLNDGSCWTIIGVEAVEYTFNQGLACIQTPVTPFPVIAGLEVNGGGHVAMLEISGENFSPHLKVWFGNNEAETMFKSPKSLLCVVPDVSAFTDSWRSLRRIITVPLSLIRLDGLIYRTHFSFTFTPELQPPPSVRGAAGGGKRDGGMEGGEEDDVLLETIHQEFTRANFHLFMQT; this is translated from the exons ATGCAGGAGCATCTCAAAG cgTCAGGCTTCGGAGACTCAGCGTATCGACTGTGTGGTTACATGTGTCTGGACAGCTGCAGTCAGTCACAGGCCGACACCTTCAAGCTGGTGTTTGATGAGCAGCCTCACTCCAGG CAGATGTTCGCCTGTGCCAAGTCTCTGTTCATCTCTGACCAGGACAAGAGGAAGCACTTCTGCCTCCTGCTCAGACTCTTCCTGGGgaacagacaggaagtgggcTCGTTTCAGAGCAGGATGATCAAAGTCATCTCCAAACCCTCACAGAAGAGACAGTCCATGAAGAACGCTGACT TGTGTATCTCGTCGTGCTCCAGAGTGGCTCTCTTTAACCGTTTGCGCTCTCAGACGGTCAGCACGCGGTACCTCTCCGTGGACAGAGGAGCCTTCATAGCCAGTGCCAGACACTGGAGCGCCTTCACCATCACGCTGG tgGAGGACCAGCGAGCCGAGCATGGAGACTTTGTCCTGAGTGAGGGTTTCATCTGTTACGGCTGTGTGGTCCAGTTAGTGTGCACGGAGACCGGAGTGGCTCTGCCACCAATG GTGATTCGTAAAGTCAACAAGCAGCACGCCATCCTGGACGTAGACGAGCCGGTCTCTCAGCTTCATAAGTGTGCCTTCCAGTTCAGAGACGATCCCCACTCCTACCTGTGTTTGTCCAACGACGCCATCATACAGTACCAG GCCCAGTCCAGCATCAGAGACCCGAGCAGAGTGGTTCTGAATGACGGATCCTGTTGGACCATCATTGGAGTGGAAGCAGTGGAATATACCTTTAACCAGGGTCTGGCCTGCATCCAGACACCAGTCACTCCATTTCCTGTGATCGCTGGTTTAGAG GTGAACGGTGGAGGACACGTCGCCATGTTGGAGATCAGTGGAGAAAACTTCAGCCCTCACCTCAAAGTCTGGTTCGGAAACAACGAGGCTGAGACCATGTTCAA GTCTCCTAAATCTCTGCTCTGTGTCGTTCCTGACGTCTCTGCCTTCACTGACAGTTGGCGCTCTCTTCGACGCATCATCACCGTCCCTCTGTCTCTCATCCGATTGGACGGCCTGATCTACCGCACACACTTCAGTTTCACCTTCACCCCCGAGCTGCAGCCGCCGCCGTCTGTCcgaggagcagcaggaggagggaAGAGAGACGGGgggatggagggaggagaggaggacgaCGTGCTGTTAGAGACCATCCATCAGGAGTTTACCAGAGCCAACTTTCACCTCTTCATGCAGACGTAG